From Thermogemmata fonticola, one genomic window encodes:
- a CDS encoding glycosyltransferase family 4 protein — protein MHLVALVESEEHVCYRYRLKAFQGLWAAAGYRLSWYRLPRGWWGRWFWDPRLCQADAVILQRKLLPSWAVHRLRRYARFLIYDFDDALWLRDSYAREGLEDRRRRRRFATLVRMCDLVVAGNAFLAAAVRHFAPSTPVVVIPTSVDPSLYPLARHEADLSEGIRLVWIGSRSTLQGLVRFRETLEQIGQAVPGVRLRLICDQPLVLRHLPVDFVPWRAETEAAVLASADIGISWLPMDDWSRGKCGLKVLQYQAAGLPVVANPVGVQAEMVRSGQTGYLVQSSEEWVDAIRVLGQDQELRRQMGRAGRRQVEQHYSVEVASQQWLSALATWLVPLRQAS, from the coding sequence ATGCATCTCGTCGCCTTGGTGGAAAGTGAGGAGCATGTTTGCTATCGCTATCGGCTCAAAGCGTTTCAGGGTCTTTGGGCCGCCGCAGGATATCGTCTGAGTTGGTATCGCCTGCCGCGAGGTTGGTGGGGACGCTGGTTTTGGGATCCGCGGTTGTGCCAAGCCGATGCGGTGATTCTTCAGAGGAAGTTGCTGCCGTCGTGGGCGGTTCATCGTTTGCGGCGGTATGCTCGGTTCTTGATCTACGACTTCGACGATGCACTGTGGCTGCGGGATTCCTACGCTCGTGAGGGGTTGGAGGACAGGCGCCGGCGGAGGCGCTTTGCTACGCTTGTTCGGATGTGTGATTTGGTCGTGGCGGGTAATGCGTTCTTAGCTGCTGCGGTTCGTCATTTTGCGCCGTCCACTCCTGTTGTGGTCATTCCCACGAGTGTTGATCCGTCGCTCTATCCGTTGGCCCGGCATGAAGCCGATCTCAGCGAAGGCATCCGGCTGGTGTGGATCGGCTCACGGAGCACGTTACAGGGGCTGGTTCGTTTTCGAGAGACATTGGAACAGATCGGTCAGGCTGTGCCGGGCGTGCGTTTGCGGTTGATCTGTGATCAACCGCTGGTCCTGCGACATTTGCCGGTCGATTTTGTACCCTGGCGCGCGGAGACTGAAGCAGCGGTGTTGGCGAGTGCGGATATCGGGATTTCCTGGTTGCCGATGGATGACTGGAGTCGGGGTAAGTGCGGCTTGAAAGTGTTGCAGTATCAGGCTGCGGGCTTGCCGGTGGTGGCCAACCCTGTTGGGGTTCAAGCGGAGATGGTGCGATCCGGTCAGACGGGCTATTTGGTCCAGAGTAGCGAAGAGTGGGTGGACGCTATTCGCGTGCTAGGCCAAGACCAAGAGCTGAGGCGGCAGATGGGTAGGGCGGGGCGGCGGCAAGTGGAGCAGCATTACAGCGTAGAGGTGGCGAGCCAACAGTGGCTCAGCGCCTTGGCCACCTGGTTAGTGCCGCTGCGTCAGGCGAGTTAG
- a CDS encoding lipopolysaccharide kinase InaA family protein — protein MFGPLVRKLRAWWGRNAPQQCQQGVWWQTTPSWATWRALSPHDLLALRNLPGCHLVKANLARRIYRLSLGAEWVYLKESRVVGWRGWLRECLRLPKARLEFENALRLRQLGIPTIEPLAWGGESRWWPGTSYFLSRGLPGAVTLGDFLTQTFAKLSPRCQVHLRQHLARSLGTLLARMHEQGVIHSDLHPGNLLLDMTEEHRPRLILIDLHNVQFQACPLSWSASRANLVLLNRWFQLRTHRTDRLRFWQAYYQGRLSWATLSESEKQRRIAEVEAATLRSNQRLWSARRRRYSRPNRHCQRVVQKSYRGLAVRELPAMMVQHWMQQADAWIDQARQAQAPTTVWCSSQEKVTVRLLKDSSDGTVLAVRGSSPDSSYEVVIKRFCLRRWYEVVQHLLRCSAVWRAWFQGFAILDRALPTPRPLAIWHRCFWGVPTHGYLVTEYLPNAVPLQQRPDWVRLDRLARLLRLLHDRGLSHRDLKGDNILVTAQGEPVLIDLVGVRSLRSVSIRRRIKDLMRLNVSFLGHPQVRLSQRLRFLQIYASHPPALWSRSSNLKAEWKRWWKWIERRSLEKLKRWKRYQSE, from the coding sequence ATGTTCGGCCCTCTGGTACGCAAACTCCGGGCTTGGTGGGGGCGTAATGCTCCTCAACAATGCCAGCAGGGGGTGTGGTGGCAGACCACGCCGTCTTGGGCGACCTGGAGGGCGCTGTCTCCCCACGACCTTCTCGCTTTGCGGAACTTACCTGGCTGCCACCTGGTCAAAGCGAATTTGGCTCGCCGCATCTATCGGCTATCCTTGGGTGCAGAATGGGTTTACCTCAAGGAATCACGGGTTGTCGGGTGGCGCGGTTGGCTGCGGGAATGTCTGCGGCTGCCCAAGGCCCGCCTGGAGTTTGAAAACGCCTTACGCCTCCGCCAGCTCGGTATTCCAACGATCGAACCATTGGCTTGGGGAGGCGAATCTCGCTGGTGGCCGGGAACTAGTTACTTCCTTAGTCGTGGTTTGCCTGGGGCAGTTACCTTGGGTGATTTCCTGACCCAAACTTTTGCCAAGCTCTCTCCCCGCTGCCAAGTTCATCTGCGGCAGCACTTGGCCCGGAGCTTGGGGACGCTGCTCGCCCGGATGCATGAACAAGGCGTTATTCACTCTGATTTGCACCCCGGCAACCTTCTGCTCGACATGACTGAAGAGCATCGGCCCCGCTTAATTTTGATCGATCTCCACAATGTCCAATTCCAGGCGTGCCCGTTGTCCTGGTCAGCCAGTCGGGCGAATCTCGTCCTGCTCAATCGCTGGTTTCAGCTCCGAACGCATCGGACGGATCGTTTGCGCTTCTGGCAGGCCTACTACCAGGGCAGGCTTTCCTGGGCTACGCTGTCTGAGTCGGAGAAGCAGCGGCGGATTGCGGAGGTGGAGGCAGCCACCTTGCGTTCCAATCAGCGGCTCTGGTCGGCTCGCCGGAGGCGTTACTCCCGTCCCAACCGCCATTGCCAACGAGTGGTCCAGAAAAGCTATCGCGGTCTCGCTGTCCGGGAGCTTCCGGCGATGATGGTCCAGCACTGGATGCAACAGGCGGACGCCTGGATCGACCAAGCCCGGCAGGCGCAGGCTCCGACCACCGTGTGGTGTTCCTCCCAGGAAAAGGTGACGGTCCGCTTGCTCAAGGACAGTTCCGATGGCACAGTTCTGGCCGTGCGGGGGAGCAGTCCTGATAGTTCCTATGAGGTGGTAATCAAACGTTTTTGTTTGCGGCGATGGTATGAAGTGGTGCAGCATCTGCTGCGCTGCTCCGCGGTCTGGCGGGCGTGGTTTCAGGGCTTTGCCATTTTGGATCGTGCCTTGCCCACCCCTCGACCTCTAGCCATCTGGCACCGCTGCTTTTGGGGCGTGCCGACTCACGGTTATCTGGTCACGGAATATCTGCCAAATGCCGTTCCTTTGCAACAACGCCCCGACTGGGTTCGGTTGGATCGGCTGGCTCGCCTCCTCCGCCTCCTCCACGATCGGGGATTATCCCATCGCGACCTCAAGGGGGACAATATCTTGGTAACGGCCCAAGGGGAACCGGTCCTGATCGATCTAGTGGGCGTGCGCTCTTTGCGATCCGTGAGCATCCGGCGGCGGATCAAGGACCTGATGCGCCTGAATGTCAGTTTTCTTGGGCATCCCCAAGTGCGGCTCAGCCAGCGTTTGCGTTTTCTCCAGATTTACGCCTCGCATCCACCCGCCCTGTGGTCCCGTAGCTCCAATCTGAAGGCGGAATGGAAAAGGTGGTGGAAGTGGATTGAGCGACGAAGTTTGGAGAAGCTGAAGCGCTGGAAGCGATATCAGTCGGAGTAA
- a CDS encoding PEP-CTERM sorting domain-containing protein, which translates to MGLFVLSSPTALGFFPPVIQPPGPPVTPPPVNPPPVVVPPVDPPPVVVPPRQVPEPATLLTALAGLATAAGYHSLRKRRKHSKAVASSPPLAKTGDSSQSLP; encoded by the coding sequence TTGGGTCTGTTCGTGCTCAGCTCTCCAACGGCTTTGGGTTTCTTTCCACCGGTAATTCAGCCGCCAGGACCACCGGTCACGCCCCCTCCAGTCAATCCTCCTCCGGTCGTGGTCCCGCCGGTTGATCCGCCTCCCGTGGTGGTCCCCCCCCGGCAGGTTCCTGAACCGGCAACTCTGCTCACGGCTTTGGCGGGGTTGGCTACGGCGGCTGGCTACCACAGCCTGCGCAAGCGACGGAAACACTCCAAGGCCGTGGCTTCCTCCCCCCCGTTGGCCAAGACTGGGGATTCTTCCCAGTCATTGCCCTAG
- a CDS encoding BBP7 family outer membrane beta-barrel protein has product MRRRWVWIAGFGLVTGPWAAPAWSQSAPPAPTPPARAARLGLPVAVTAAEPPSFISPTASAILPAGSASVHTLTASSPPGVRWSEQVPLFVPSATSPPSAVLPGDGLVMPGTPIAAVIPSVQPPPATHAAPVPTAPVAATFATSAAPNTSTGAIPPSMPGVIWTYPPVVSWPANTGTVPMGSGGTPAVLPMPAVLGGQTQPSQSYGAQTPNITEIRPPTTAPAGNPSSPPGTSPPPVATYVPSVPPSSGVFVSPGLEPPLYAPVGWDALQRLTAPSKYYASAEFLLWWTKSAHLPPLLTTSSPQFQGIPGLGDTRLLFGGNFGNTLHAGGRFTIGRWFGNDQIRGVEGRLFFLGRTDSTFAVTSAEYPVLARPFFNVNTPFGPFSEVIASPGRGVGAAIIDLQNDVWGAEVNYRRNLWSSGCARLDALVGYRYFGMKERLGITESFISTGQNPIRINGIPVVSGTINDIFRAENHFHGGQIGLAWEHRWGLWTFDARATVAFGNVRQLGEIDGGQTLLLANGQTVRYAGGLLALPNANIGRYTHDQFAVLPEVGVNIGYQLTSHMRLFVGYNFLYLGNALRPERMIDTNIDIARIPNFAVPGGGTTPVAGLPRPAPLFRTNDFFVQGINFGLEFRW; this is encoded by the coding sequence ATGCGCCGTCGCTGGGTGTGGATTGCGGGATTTGGTTTGGTCACGGGACCTTGGGCAGCACCAGCTTGGTCGCAAAGTGCTCCCCCAGCTCCTACTCCTCCCGCACGTGCCGCGCGGTTGGGATTACCGGTCGCTGTGACCGCTGCCGAGCCACCCAGCTTCATCTCCCCAACGGCTTCGGCCATCCTTCCTGCAGGTTCGGCGTCAGTTCATACCCTTACTGCTTCTTCTCCACCTGGAGTTCGTTGGAGTGAACAAGTGCCGCTTTTTGTCCCATCGGCCACGTCACCGCCATCGGCCGTACTGCCGGGGGATGGCTTGGTTATGCCGGGGACTCCGATTGCCGCGGTGATTCCAAGTGTTCAGCCGCCTCCTGCTACCCATGCGGCTCCTGTTCCCACGGCGCCCGTTGCTGCGACATTCGCCACATCAGCCGCTCCAAACACTTCCACGGGAGCAATTCCGCCATCGATGCCCGGTGTCATTTGGACTTATCCTCCCGTGGTGTCATGGCCTGCCAACACCGGGACCGTCCCGATGGGTTCTGGCGGAACACCCGCCGTTCTGCCCATGCCGGCTGTCCTGGGGGGGCAAACGCAGCCGTCCCAGAGCTACGGTGCTCAGACTCCGAACATAACCGAAATTCGCCCACCAACGACTGCTCCGGCGGGTAACCCATCCTCACCACCAGGAACTTCTCCGCCGCCTGTGGCGACCTACGTTCCCTCGGTTCCTCCGAGCAGTGGAGTATTCGTATCCCCTGGTTTGGAGCCGCCTTTGTATGCTCCGGTGGGTTGGGATGCACTGCAACGGCTGACAGCACCTAGTAAGTATTACGCCAGCGCAGAGTTTCTGCTCTGGTGGACTAAGAGTGCCCATTTGCCACCGCTGTTGACGACTAGTTCCCCGCAGTTTCAGGGGATTCCCGGCTTAGGGGATACACGCCTGCTCTTCGGCGGCAACTTTGGCAATACCCTGCACGCCGGCGGCCGCTTCACGATCGGCCGGTGGTTCGGGAACGACCAAATTCGCGGCGTTGAAGGTCGGCTGTTTTTCCTCGGACGGACTGATTCTACCTTCGCGGTCACTTCTGCGGAGTACCCTGTGTTGGCCCGTCCATTCTTCAACGTCAACACGCCGTTTGGACCGTTCTCGGAAGTCATTGCCTCACCGGGAAGGGGTGTAGGAGCGGCAATCATTGACCTGCAAAACGATGTTTGGGGCGCGGAAGTGAATTATCGCCGCAATCTCTGGAGTTCGGGCTGCGCCCGGTTGGATGCCTTGGTCGGCTACCGCTACTTCGGCATGAAAGAGCGCTTAGGGATCACCGAGTCTTTCATTAGCACGGGGCAGAATCCGATCCGGATCAATGGTATTCCCGTGGTCAGCGGCACGATCAATGACATTTTCCGAGCGGAGAATCATTTTCACGGTGGTCAGATCGGTTTGGCTTGGGAGCACCGTTGGGGCCTGTGGACGTTCGATGCACGAGCCACCGTGGCCTTCGGAAATGTGAGGCAACTCGGAGAAATCGACGGCGGGCAAACTCTGCTCCTGGCTAACGGCCAAACGGTACGTTATGCCGGCGGGTTGCTCGCTTTACCCAACGCGAATATCGGCCGCTATACGCATGACCAGTTTGCCGTGCTCCCTGAAGTGGGAGTCAACATTGGTTATCAGCTCACCTCACATATGCGACTATTCGTCGGTTATAACTTCCTCTACCTCGGCAATGCTTTACGCCCGGAACGGATGATCGACACTAACATCGACATTGCCCGCATCCCCAATTTTGCTGTGCCCGGAGGAGGGACCACTCCTGTCGCCGGTTTGCCTCGGCCGGCGCCCCTATTCCGCACTAACGACTTCTTTGTCCAAGGGATCAACTTCGGTCTGGAGTTCCGCTGGTGA
- a CDS encoding diacylglycerol kinase: MTSVWWGEETTVREPIARRARRRWRDKFAEAWRGVKRGIRGHSSFFVHFFFAVLALAMATVLQCALWEWCIIIGCIGLVLTAELFNSAIETLFHGLDGASKARIEGCLDIAAGAVLVASMTAAVAGCLIFGHRLLAIWY, encoded by the coding sequence ATGACGAGTGTGTGGTGGGGGGAGGAGACCACCGTCCGGGAGCCGATCGCTCGCCGGGCGCGGCGCCGCTGGCGGGACAAGTTCGCGGAAGCCTGGCGGGGCGTCAAGCGTGGCATCCGCGGACACTCCAGTTTCTTCGTCCACTTCTTTTTTGCCGTCTTGGCATTGGCTATGGCTACGGTCCTCCAGTGTGCCCTGTGGGAATGGTGCATCATCATTGGCTGCATCGGGCTGGTCCTGACAGCGGAGCTATTCAACAGTGCGATCGAAACCCTTTTCCACGGTCTGGATGGCGCTAGTAAGGCCCGCATCGAAGGTTGTTTGGACATTGCCGCGGGAGCTGTGTTAGTCGCCAGCATGACCGCCGCTGTTGCCGGCTGCCTCATCTTCGGCCATCGTCTGCTCGCCATTTGGTACTAG